One genomic window of Pungitius pungitius chromosome 11, fPunPun2.1, whole genome shotgun sequence includes the following:
- the entpd3 gene encoding ectonucleoside triphosphate diphosphohydrolase 3 isoform X1 yields the protein MGQHTHIHESLQTILGWTHLRVEKQEMASKRQMGYKSRIAGVLLLLLASIAALVAVVVIQDTWASKKYSFEYGIVIDSGSSRSNVYLYRWPGDKENETGVVEEILNCGVSGAGISEMKVDREKDKISWNGFIKCMANVTQAIPAEKHKTTLLFLGATAGMRLLHEKDEEKSNEILASLREYLKTLPFNFQNASIITGQEEGLYGWITVNYLMGKFLQKNLWNKYAHPEGEKTVGSMDLGGASTQIAFAVQDDLRGPDFLHVKLYGYPYNVYTHSFLCYGKNEAGKRILDKIVQESSDPSYIINPCYPTGYNVTRKASSIYDTECTKKPIKYNPDQELFMVGTADSDKCRSIVKSIFDFKTCSSAQCSFDGVSQPPVTGDFMAYAGFFFTARALGLIGRSDLAQFHASVKQLCHTNWTALRAEKTWIKPDYLRTYCYAGHYIYSMLADGYKFDTETWKNIDFQKQVQDTSIGWSLGYMLSMSNMIPSEVEKIPPLTDPVFAGLVFLFSALTIITVVSVFIILIRTCF from the exons ATGGGGCAGCATACCCATATACATGAATCTCTTCAAACAATACTGGGATGGACACATCTCCGTGTTGAAAAG CAGGAAATGGCTTCTAAGCGGCAAATGGGCTACAAGTCTCGCATAGCAGGAGTGCTGCTTCTCCTTTTGGCCAGCATCGCCGCCCTTGTTGCCGTTGTCGTCATCCAGGACACCTGGGCATCCAAAAAGTACAGCTTTGAG TACGGCATAGTGATAGACTCGGGTTCGTCGCGTTCCAATGTGTACCTGTACCGGTGGCCTGGAGACAAGGAGAATGAAACGGGAGTTGTGGAAGAGATATTGAACTGCGGAGTGTCTG GTGCTGGTATCTCAGAGATGAAAGTTGACCGAGAGAAAGATAAAATATCGTGGAATGGATTCATTAAGTGCATGGCCAACGTCACACAAGCCATTCctgctgaaaaacacaaaaccacactTCTCTTTCTGGGAGCTACTGCTGGGATGAGACTGCTACA TGAGAAAGATGAAGAGAAGTCCAATGAAATCCTTGCAAGTCTCAGAGAATACCTGAAAACGTTGCCTTTCAACTTCCAAAATGCTTCCATCATCACTGGTCAGGAAGAAGGGCTGTATGGGTGGATCACTGTCAACTACCTCATGGGAAAATTTCTACAA AAAAACCTTTGGAACAAATATGCACACCCAGAAGGGGAAAAGACCGTGGGGTCCATGGACCTTGGTGGAGCATCGACACAGATCGCCTTTGCAGTCCAGGATGATTTGAGGGGACCCGACTTCTTGCATGTCAAACTGTACGGTTACCCGTACAATGTCTACACACACAGTTTCCTCTGCTATGGCAAAAACGAGGCTGGGAAGAGGATTCTGGACAAAATAGTTCAA GAATCCTCCGACCCATCCTACATTATTAACCCATGCTACCCGACAGGCTACAACGTCACCAGGAAGGCCTCATCCATTTATGACACGGAGTGCACAAAGAAACCGATCAAGTACAACCCGGATCAAGAACTCTTCATGGTGGGAACCGCCGACTCAGACAAGTGCCGCAGCATCGTGAAATCCATCTTTGATTTCAAAACGTGTTCCTCGGCCCAGTGTTCCTTCGACGGGGTCAGCCAGCCACCCGTCACTGGAGATTTTATG GCGTACGCAGGCTTCTTCTTTACTGCTAGGGCGCTGGGGCTGATCGGAAGGTCGGATCTCGCTCAATTCCACGCATCAGTTAAGCAACTGTGCCACACAAATTGGACAGCG CTGAGGGCAGAAAAGACTTGGATCAAACCTGATTACCTGAGGACTTACTGTTATGCTGGTCACTACATATACTCAATGCTGGCAGATGGATACAAGTTCGACACTGAGACCTGGAAAAACATTGACTTCCAAAAACAG GTGCAGGACACGAGCATCGGTTGGAGTTTGGGCTACATGCTGAGTATGTCAAACATGATCCCATCTGAAGTGGAAAAAATCCCCCCCCTGACAGACCCGGTCTTTGCCGGCCTCGTCTTTCTGTTTTCAGCCCTGACAATCATTACGGTGGTCTCAGTTTTCATAATCCTCATTCGCACTTGTTTCTGA
- the entpd3 gene encoding ectonucleoside triphosphate diphosphohydrolase 3 isoform X2 encodes MASKRQMGYKSRIAGVLLLLLASIAALVAVVVIQDTWASKKYSFEYGIVIDSGSSRSNVYLYRWPGDKENETGVVEEILNCGVSGAGISEMKVDREKDKISWNGFIKCMANVTQAIPAEKHKTTLLFLGATAGMRLLHEKDEEKSNEILASLREYLKTLPFNFQNASIITGQEEGLYGWITVNYLMGKFLQKNLWNKYAHPEGEKTVGSMDLGGASTQIAFAVQDDLRGPDFLHVKLYGYPYNVYTHSFLCYGKNEAGKRILDKIVQESSDPSYIINPCYPTGYNVTRKASSIYDTECTKKPIKYNPDQELFMVGTADSDKCRSIVKSIFDFKTCSSAQCSFDGVSQPPVTGDFMAYAGFFFTARALGLIGRSDLAQFHASVKQLCHTNWTALRAEKTWIKPDYLRTYCYAGHYIYSMLADGYKFDTETWKNIDFQKQVQDTSIGWSLGYMLSMSNMIPSEVEKIPPLTDPVFAGLVFLFSALTIITVVSVFIILIRTCF; translated from the exons ATGGCTTCTAAGCGGCAAATGGGCTACAAGTCTCGCATAGCAGGAGTGCTGCTTCTCCTTTTGGCCAGCATCGCCGCCCTTGTTGCCGTTGTCGTCATCCAGGACACCTGGGCATCCAAAAAGTACAGCTTTGAG TACGGCATAGTGATAGACTCGGGTTCGTCGCGTTCCAATGTGTACCTGTACCGGTGGCCTGGAGACAAGGAGAATGAAACGGGAGTTGTGGAAGAGATATTGAACTGCGGAGTGTCTG GTGCTGGTATCTCAGAGATGAAAGTTGACCGAGAGAAAGATAAAATATCGTGGAATGGATTCATTAAGTGCATGGCCAACGTCACACAAGCCATTCctgctgaaaaacacaaaaccacactTCTCTTTCTGGGAGCTACTGCTGGGATGAGACTGCTACA TGAGAAAGATGAAGAGAAGTCCAATGAAATCCTTGCAAGTCTCAGAGAATACCTGAAAACGTTGCCTTTCAACTTCCAAAATGCTTCCATCATCACTGGTCAGGAAGAAGGGCTGTATGGGTGGATCACTGTCAACTACCTCATGGGAAAATTTCTACAA AAAAACCTTTGGAACAAATATGCACACCCAGAAGGGGAAAAGACCGTGGGGTCCATGGACCTTGGTGGAGCATCGACACAGATCGCCTTTGCAGTCCAGGATGATTTGAGGGGACCCGACTTCTTGCATGTCAAACTGTACGGTTACCCGTACAATGTCTACACACACAGTTTCCTCTGCTATGGCAAAAACGAGGCTGGGAAGAGGATTCTGGACAAAATAGTTCAA GAATCCTCCGACCCATCCTACATTATTAACCCATGCTACCCGACAGGCTACAACGTCACCAGGAAGGCCTCATCCATTTATGACACGGAGTGCACAAAGAAACCGATCAAGTACAACCCGGATCAAGAACTCTTCATGGTGGGAACCGCCGACTCAGACAAGTGCCGCAGCATCGTGAAATCCATCTTTGATTTCAAAACGTGTTCCTCGGCCCAGTGTTCCTTCGACGGGGTCAGCCAGCCACCCGTCACTGGAGATTTTATG GCGTACGCAGGCTTCTTCTTTACTGCTAGGGCGCTGGGGCTGATCGGAAGGTCGGATCTCGCTCAATTCCACGCATCAGTTAAGCAACTGTGCCACACAAATTGGACAGCG CTGAGGGCAGAAAAGACTTGGATCAAACCTGATTACCTGAGGACTTACTGTTATGCTGGTCACTACATATACTCAATGCTGGCAGATGGATACAAGTTCGACACTGAGACCTGGAAAAACATTGACTTCCAAAAACAG GTGCAGGACACGAGCATCGGTTGGAGTTTGGGCTACATGCTGAGTATGTCAAACATGATCCCATCTGAAGTGGAAAAAATCCCCCCCCTGACAGACCCGGTCTTTGCCGGCCTCGTCTTTCTGTTTTCAGCCCTGACAATCATTACGGTGGTCTCAGTTTTCATAATCCTCATTCGCACTTGTTTCTGA